In Elaeis guineensis isolate ETL-2024a chromosome 1, EG11, whole genome shotgun sequence, a genomic segment contains:
- the LOC105035939 gene encoding translocase of chloroplast 101, chloroplastic: MDSKAPVPISAALGTPSPSPSAPISLLGSLPPIRAPLSSEENDTDSSLSSDAAEDDEYATASDPDEGAADPTAAPAAAVYKGATLTRTASMPVAQLTADDDAEEEVFEEGVGDEEEDADGSSAAARVFPPDQNPGLADEDAVVTGEGDKPLFKTQGNPKPAESSKGGVLGVERKHALPENQLENPIKYGDFAAELKYGDFAAEPTGSFGSDQQDEKLETGLEEVSSPSIEEAVRSKPAEAQPDVAMVEKDGVIDTAGAKENLERAEELKPEAPEPDAEEVKISTADGAGSKQNPERVSRPPAKPLEHESSESSVGVDDDEKREDLNGGSVAVNSELAQASAEKVDGGNHRDAIAAVGKVEKYDVLDKSSEPMHPKVAEDSDAKLSTENDGEAVSKSAYLNDETADENVVTESKQAANDSELEPNEPGPQLAADSGDLIAADEVNTLPILAEDSISREKTGESLLSSSVSDQEVKPSADGSQVADGKEYMEQNEEEEEEESMVSDGPARVAILESSETAKQIIRELEEGSSSSSIQSAFDSSRDYSCNIDRPVASNSDEEVDTDEEGDGKEIFDSAALAALLKAATGSSTDESAIISQDAGRNFSVDRPAGLGSSVSSLRPAPPHSSRTSIFSPSELAVAAEPDNDMTEEEKKLHEKVELIRVKFLRLVQRLGHSPEDAVAAQVLYRLTLAEGIRRGRQTSQAFSLENARKKAMQLEAEGKEDLDFSCNILVIGKTGVGKSATINSIFGVEKSQTNAFEPATAFVKEIVGTVDGVKIRIIDTPGLRASVMDQSSNRRILSSIKKHTKKCPPDIVLYVDRMDTQTRDLNDLPLLRTTTSIFGSSIWFNAIVALTHAASAPPDGPNGSPLSYEVFIAQRSHVIQQSIRQAAGDMRLMNPVALVENHPSCRRNREGQRVLPNGLSWRPQMLLLCYSSKILSEANSLLKLQDPSPGKLFGFRFRSPPLPYLLSSLLQSRAHPKLSTDQGGDNGDSDVDLDDLSDADQDEEEDEYDQLPPFKPLRKSQIAKLTKEQKRAYFDEYDYRVKLLQKKQWNEELRRLKELKKRGKVGQDAFGYGEMVEEYDQENAPASVPVPLPDMVLPPSFDCDSPTYRYRFLEPTSQLLARPVLDMHGWDHDCGYDGVSLEESLAVAGKFPAAVSVQVTKDKKEFSIHLDSSISAKHGENCSTLAGFDIQTVGKQLAYILRGETKFKNLKKNKTAAGMSITFLGETVATGVKIEDQLSIGKRVSLVASTGAIHSQGDMAYGANLEARLRDKDYPIGQVLSTLGLSLIRWRSDLALGANLQSQFSVGRNSKMAVRVGLNNKLSGQITVRTTTSEQLQIALLGILPVAVSILRSLRPGESYAY, translated from the coding sequence ATGGACTCCAAGGCCCCTGTCCCCATTTCCGCGGCACTTGGAACCCCCTCCCCTTCTCCCTCGGCGCCGATATCTCTCTTGGGCTCCCTTCCTCCCATCCGCGCCCCGCTCTCCTCCGAAGAGAACGACACAGACTCCTCCCTCTCCTCCGACGCCGCCGAGGACGACGAATACGCCACCGCCTCCGATCCCGACGAGGGGGCCGCCGATCCCACCGCCGCACCGGCTGCAGCCGTGTATAAAGGCGCCACCTTGACGAGGACGGCGTCGATGCCGGTCGCTCAGCTCACCGCCGATGATGACGCCGAGGAGGAGGTGTTCGAGGAGGGCGTCGGCGATGAAGAGGAGGACGCGGACGGGTCCTCCGCCGCCGCTAGGGTTTTTCCTCCCGATCAAAACCCTGGCTTGGCCGATGAAGATGCTGTCGTAACTGGCGAGGGGGATAAGCCGCTATTTAAGACCCAAGGAAACCCTAAGCCGGCGGAGAGTTCTAAAGGCGGGGTTTTGGGTGTTGAGAGGAAACATGCTTTACCTGAAAACCAGCTGGAAAACCCGATCAAGTATGGAGATTTTGCGGCTGAACTCAAGTATGGAGATTTTGCGGCTGAACCCACCGGTTCCTTTGGTTCGGATCAGCAAGATGAGAAACTGGAAACAGGGCTGGAAGAAGTCTCAAGCCCGTCTATCGAAGAAGCAGTGCGGTCGAAGCCTGCCGAGGCTCAGCCAGATGTTGCTATGGTAGAGAAGGATGGAGTGATCGATACTGCTGGTGCGAAAGAAAACCTTGAAAGGGCAGAAGAATTGAAGCCTGAAGCACCCGAACCTGATGCTGAGGAGGTGAAAATCAGTACTGCTGATGGCGCCGGTTCCAAGCAAAATCCTGAAAGGGTAAGTCGTCCTCCTGCCAAACCCCTTGAGCATGAGTCATCTGAGTCCAGCGTCGGTGTCGATGATGACGAGAAGAGGGAGGATTTGAACGGGGGCTCTGTCGCTGTGAATTCTGAGTTAGCTCAGGCTTCTGCGGAGAAGGTTGATGGCGGGAATCATCGTGATGCTATTGCTGCTGTTGGCAAGGTTGAGAAATATGATGTTTTGGATAAAAGCTCCGAACCTATGCATCCTAAGGTAGCTGAGGACTCTGATGCTAAGCTCAGTACCGAGAATGATGGTGAGGCTGTCAGCAAAAGTGCTTATCTGAATGATGAAACCGCGGATGAGAATGTGGTCACAGAATCGAAACAAGCTGCAAATGATTCTGAGTTAGAACCCAATGAGCCTGGGCCACAATTGGCCGCAGATTCTGGTGATTTGATAGCAGCAGACGAGGTGAATACATTGCCTATCCTTGCTGAAGATTCTATCAGCAGGGAGAAAACTGGTGAAAGCCTCTTATCAAGTTCAGTTTCGGACCAAGAAGTGAAACCTAGTGCTGATGGCTCTCAAGTGGCAGATGgcaaagaatacatggaacagaatgaagaggaggaagaagaggaaagcATGGTTTCTGATGGACCAGCAAGGGTTGCAATCCTGGAAAGCTCTGAAACTGCGAAACAGATCATAAGAGAATTGGAGGAAGGTTCTTCAAGCAGTAGTATCCAATCTGCTTTTGACAGTTCAAGGGATTACTCGTGTAACATAGATAGACCGGTTGCCTCAAATTCTGATGAGGAAGTGGACACTGATGAGGAGGGTGATGGGAAGGAAATTTTTGATTCTGCTGCCTTAGCTGCACTTCTCAAAGCAGCTACTGGTTCTTCAACGGATGAAAGCGCCATTATTTCTCAAGATGCAGGTAGGAACTTCTCAGTTGACAGACCAGCAGGTTTGGGTTCCTCGGTTTCTTCTCTTAGACCTGCTCCTCCCCATTCTTCCCGCACAAGTATATTCAGTCCTTCAGAACTAGCAGTAGCAGCTGAACCTGATAATGATATGACTGAAGAAGAGAAGAAGTTGCATGAGAAGGTTGAGCTGATAAGGGTGAAGTTCCTCCGCCTTGTTCAAAGACTGGGACATTCTCCTGAAGATGCGGTGGCTGCACAAGTGCTTTACCGTCTAACCCTTGCAGAGGGAATTAGACGTGGAAGGCAAACAAGCCAAGCTTTTAGCCTTGAGAATGCAAGAAAGAAGGCTATGCAGCTTGAAGCTGAGGGGAAAGAGGATCTGGACTTCTCTTGTAACATTCTAGTAATTGGGAAGACTGGAGTGGGCAAGAGTGCCACCATAAATTCTATTTTTGGTGTAGAGAAGTCACAAACCAATGCATTTGAACCGGCAACAGCTTTTGTAAAGGAGATTGTTGGAACTGTTGATGGGGTTAAAATTCGTATTATAGACACTCCAGGGCTCAGAGCTTCTGTCATGGACCAATCATCAAATAGAAGGATCCTTTCATCCATAAAGAAGCACACAAAGAAATGTCCACCTGATATTGTTTTATATGTAGATCGCATGGATACCCAAACACGGGATCTTAATGATTTGCCTCTGTTGAGAACCACTACTAGCATTTTCGGTTCATCCATATGGTTTAATGCTATTGTTGCTCTCACACATGCAGCTTCTGCTCCTCCAGATGGGCCTAATGGCTCTCCCTTGAGCTACGAGGTGTTCATAGCTCAGAGATCACATGTTATTCAACAATCCATCCGGCAAGCAGCAGGGGATATGCGCCTGATGAATCCAGTGGCTCTTGTTGAGAACCACCCATCTTGCAGAAGGAACAGAGAGGGGCAAAGGGTGCTTCCCAATGGCCTAAGTTGGAGGCCTCAGATGCTGCTCTTGTGTTACTCCTCAAAGATCCTATCTGAAGCTAATTCTCTTTTGAAGCTTCAAGATCCTTCTCCTGGAAAGCTATTTGGATTCCGGTTTCGTTCACCACCACTTCCTTACTTGTTATCTTCACTCTTGCAGTCTAGAGCACACCCAAAGCTATCCACTGATCAGGGGGGTGACAATGGAGATTCTGATGTTGACTTGGATGACTTGTCAGATGCCgatcaagatgaagaagaagatgaataTGATCAGCTCCCACCGTTTAAACCCCTTAGGAAATCTCAGATTGCAAAGCTCACCAAGGAGCAAAAGAGGGCCTATTTTGATGAGTATGATTACCGAGTCAAGCTTCTTCAAAAGAAACAATGGAATGAGGAGCTTAGAAGATTGAAGGAGTTGAAGAAGAGAGGGAAGGTTGGTCAGGATGCTTTTGGTTATGGTGAGATGGTTGAAGAATATGATCAAGAAAATGCTCCTGCATCTGTACCAGTTCCATTGCCTGATATGGTATTGCCACCTTCTTTTGACTGTGATAGTCCTACTTACAGATACCGCTTCCTGGAGCCAACTTCACAGCTTTTGGCTAGGCCTGTTTTGGATATGCATGGTTGGGATCATGATTGTGGCTATGATGGTGTTAGCCTTGAAGAGAGCCTAGCTGTTGCTGGTAAATTTCCTGCTGCAGTATCTGTTCAAGTCACCAAGGATAAGAAGGAGTTCAGCATCCATTTGGATTCATCAATTTCAGCCAAGCATGGGGAGAATTGTTCCACACTTGCTGGGTTTGACATCCAGACTGTTGGGAAACAGCTCGCCTACATTCTCCGTGGTGAAACCAAATTCAAGAATTTGAAGAAGAACAAGACTGCTGCAGGAATGTCCATTACTTTCCTGGGGGAAACTGTAGCAACTGGTGTGAAGATCGAGGATCAGCTTTCTATTGGGAAGAGGGTTAGTCTGGTTGCAAGCACTGGTGCTATCCATTCACAAGGTGACATGGCATATGGAGCCAATTTGGAGGCACGCCTCAGGGACAAAGACTATCCAATTGGCCAAGTGCTTTCAACCTTGGGATTGTCGCTCATCAGATGGCGTAGTGACTTGGCTTTGGGAGCAAATTTGCAGTCTCAGTTCTCAGTTGGGAGGAATTCAAAGATGGCAGTTCGTGTTGGCCTGAATAACAAGTTGAGTGGGCAGATCACAGTCAGGACAACCACCTCAGAGCAACTTCAGATTGCACTACTTGGTATCCTTCCTGTTGCTGTCTCTATTCTTAGGAGTTTGCGACCTGGTGAGTCATATGCTTATTAG